Proteins from one Brevibacillus humidisoli genomic window:
- a CDS encoding acyclic terpene utilization AtuA family protein, which yields MLRIGSGAGFSGDRIEPAVLLAERGELDYLVLECLAERTIALAQKRKLHNPEEGYDPLLERRFRRLLPILGEKRFRIVTNMGAANPVAAAERIVQIAEELRCPVKVAAVTGDEVTDRIDLEQEVLESGCPIRSYAPIISANAYLGADALLPALESGADIIVTGRVADPSLFLAPMMHHYQWRQDDLERVAQGTVVGHLLECAGQLTGGYFADPGVKDVPQLADLGFPYADIDQAGRATISKLEGTGGVITLATAKEQLLYEVTDPMAYHTPDVIADFSTVQLRQVAPNRIEVFGARGSARPSMLKVSIGYQAGFLGEAEISYAGGNASGRAELAGEIVRQRLQQEIEAIRIDCIGSTSTHRKSFTPEVVPYEVRMRAAAIAPTAELAARIGEEVEALYTNGPAGGGGVRKSVNEVIGIVSTMIPRQNTATRLTIRELSI from the coding sequence ATGTTACGAATAGGTTCAGGAGCAGGATTTTCCGGTGACCGGATTGAGCCGGCTGTGTTGTTGGCGGAGCGGGGGGAATTGGACTACCTCGTGCTGGAATGCCTGGCTGAACGGACGATCGCGTTGGCCCAAAAGCGGAAGCTGCACAATCCAGAAGAAGGGTACGATCCGTTGTTGGAGCGGCGGTTTAGGCGTCTGCTGCCGATTCTAGGAGAGAAGCGATTTCGGATCGTCACCAATATGGGAGCGGCCAATCCGGTGGCTGCGGCAGAACGGATCGTGCAGATCGCTGAGGAGTTGCGGTGTCCGGTAAAAGTGGCAGCGGTGACTGGGGATGAGGTGACGGATCGGATCGATCTGGAGCAGGAGGTTTTGGAGAGCGGCTGCCCGATCCGTTCGTATGCTCCTATCATCTCCGCCAATGCTTATCTGGGCGCGGACGCACTGCTGCCAGCCCTGGAAAGTGGTGCCGACATCATCGTCACAGGTCGTGTCGCTGATCCATCCTTGTTTCTTGCCCCGATGATGCACCACTACCAGTGGCGCCAAGATGATCTTGAGCGGGTAGCCCAGGGAACAGTTGTCGGCCATCTTTTGGAGTGTGCCGGGCAGTTGACGGGTGGATACTTTGCTGACCCCGGGGTAAAAGATGTGCCCCAGCTGGCTGATCTCGGTTTTCCGTATGCCGACATCGACCAAGCTGGACGGGCGACGATCAGTAAGCTGGAAGGAACGGGGGGCGTGATTACGCTGGCTACGGCAAAGGAGCAGCTGCTCTATGAAGTGACCGACCCGATGGCCTATCACACGCCGGATGTGATCGCTGATTTTAGCACCGTCCAGCTGCGTCAAGTGGCCCCCAACCGAATTGAAGTGTTTGGCGCACGGGGCAGCGCAAGACCATCGATGTTAAAAGTAAGTATCGGGTATCAGGCAGGGTTTCTCGGCGAAGCGGAGATCTCTTACGCGGGCGGCAACGCATCGGGGAGGGCCGAACTGGCCGGTGAGATCGTCCGGCAGCGATTGCAGCAGGAGATCGAGGCGATTCGGATAGACTGCATCGGCAGTACTTCTACCCACCGCAAGTCGTTTACCCCCGAGGTCGTCCCTTACGAAGTTCGGATGCGTGCTGCTGCGATCGCTCCGACGGCGGAGCTGGCAGCGCGGATTGGGGAAGAGGTGGAGGCGCTGTATACGAACGGCCCGGCTGGCGGCGGCGGGGTGCGGAAGAGTGTGAACGAGGTGATCGGAATCGTCTCCACGATGATTCCGCGGCAAAACACAGCCACTCGATTGACGATTCGGGAGTTGAGTATATGA
- a CDS encoding glutaredoxin family protein encodes MNKQDRQEAFQVVLFGRPGCHLCDEVERRIRAVAAEVPLVLETRSIAEDPVLEEKYMLTIPVVQIDGDEVFLSIDSIMTEEQLRAELQGRRTKRD; translated from the coding sequence ATGAACAAGCAAGATCGCCAGGAAGCGTTTCAGGTCGTACTATTCGGCCGTCCCGGCTGCCACCTCTGTGATGAGGTGGAGCGGCGCATTCGTGCGGTAGCGGCGGAGGTTCCTCTCGTACTGGAAACCCGCAGCATCGCCGAAGATCCGGTTTTGGAAGAAAAGTATATGCTCACGATTCCCGTCGTTCAGATCGATGGTGACGAAGTGTTTCTATCGATTGATTCAATCATGACAGAGGAGCAGCTGAGAGCGGAGCTGCAGGGGAGACGAACCAAGCGCGATTAA
- a CDS encoding glutathione peroxidase, with protein MSVYDFSAKTLQGEVKSIADYQDKVLLIVNTASNCGFTPQYQGLQRLYETYMDQGFVVLAFPCNQFGGQEPGTAAEIESFCSRNYGVTFPVFDKVDVKGANAHPLFRHLTSEAPGLLTKQIKWNFTKFFIDREGTVVKRYAPATDPAQIEEDIQRLLQSGTI; from the coding sequence ATGAGCGTTTACGACTTTTCCGCAAAAACCCTGCAGGGCGAAGTGAAGTCCATCGCCGATTACCAGGACAAAGTGCTGTTGATTGTGAATACGGCCAGCAACTGCGGGTTCACACCTCAATACCAAGGTCTGCAGCGTCTCTATGAGACATACATGGACCAAGGCTTCGTGGTGTTGGCCTTTCCATGCAATCAATTCGGCGGGCAGGAACCCGGGACCGCTGCTGAGATTGAAAGCTTTTGCAGCCGCAATTACGGCGTTACCTTTCCCGTGTTTGACAAGGTTGACGTAAAGGGAGCCAACGCGCATCCCCTGTTTCGTCATCTGACCAGCGAAGCTCCCGGTCTTTTGACAAAACAAATCAAATGGAATTTCACCAAATTTTTCATCGATCGCGAGGGGACCGTTGTCAAGCGATACGCTCCGGCAACTGACCCTGCACAAATCGAGGAGGATATTCAACGGTTGTTGCAGTCCGGTACGATCTAG
- a CDS encoding CitMHS family transporter: MLALLGFLTIFFFLFLIMTKRVSVIVALITVPIVFALIGGFGSEVGKMMLDGVKGVAPTGVMLAFAILYFGVMNDAGMFDPVISRVLKLVKGDPLKIVVGTAVIAMLAHLDGSGASTFLIAIPALLPLYDRLGMSRLVMACVVALGAGTMNVVPWGGPMARAASSLKLEVTEIFSPIIPAVIVGVIWVLAVAYWLGRKERQRLGVVDMVYDYHSELTEEQRRLRRPKLFWFNLLLTVVTITALVFGWLPLPVVFMISLVIALVVNYPNVKEQQERINAQAQGVVLVAAIIFAAGIFTGILSGTKMIDAMAASLVQLIPQEMGGYMPILVALTSMPLSLLFNPDAYYFGVLPVISEAAAAFGVAPMEVARAAVLGQMTTGFPISPLTASTFLLVGLAGVELADHQKFTFGWAFGTTIVMTIVAVMVGAITL, from the coding sequence ATGTTAGCGCTGTTAGGCTTTTTAACGATTTTTTTCTTCTTATTTTTGATCATGACCAAACGCGTCTCCGTGATTGTAGCGCTAATCACCGTTCCTATCGTGTTTGCCTTGATCGGTGGCTTCGGTTCCGAGGTGGGCAAGATGATGCTGGACGGTGTAAAGGGGGTAGCGCCAACTGGCGTCATGCTGGCGTTTGCGATCCTCTATTTCGGCGTGATGAATGACGCGGGCATGTTTGATCCAGTCATTTCGCGAGTGTTAAAACTGGTCAAGGGAGATCCGCTCAAAATCGTCGTCGGAACCGCTGTGATTGCCATGCTGGCCCATCTGGACGGGTCAGGCGCTTCTACGTTTCTGATCGCCATCCCGGCACTGCTGCCCCTGTACGATCGCTTGGGGATGAGCCGTCTGGTGATGGCCTGTGTTGTCGCCCTGGGTGCCGGTACGATGAATGTCGTTCCCTGGGGCGGCCCGATGGCGCGGGCAGCCAGCTCGCTGAAGCTGGAGGTCACAGAGATTTTTTCACCGATCATACCAGCGGTGATCGTTGGCGTCATCTGGGTGCTGGCGGTTGCCTATTGGCTGGGCAGAAAGGAGCGGCAGCGGCTTGGTGTAGTCGATATGGTGTATGACTATCATTCTGAATTGACAGAGGAACAACGTCGTCTGCGCCGCCCAAAACTGTTTTGGTTCAATCTGCTGTTGACGGTTGTGACGATCACGGCACTGGTATTTGGATGGCTTCCGCTGCCTGTCGTCTTTATGATCTCGTTGGTGATTGCGCTGGTTGTCAACTACCCCAATGTAAAAGAACAGCAAGAGAGGATTAATGCCCAGGCACAGGGCGTGGTCTTGGTAGCGGCGATTATTTTTGCTGCCGGCATCTTTACCGGGATCCTCTCCGGTACCAAAATGATTGATGCGATGGCAGCCAGCCTGGTGCAACTGATTCCGCAGGAGATGGGAGGATACATGCCGATCCTCGTCGCACTGACCAGTATGCCGCTCAGCCTGTTGTTTAACCCTGACGCATATTACTTTGGTGTCCTGCCGGTGATTAGTGAAGCGGCCGCTGCATTTGGTGTGGCTCCGATGGAAGTAGCCCGCGCCGCTGTTTTGGGTCAGATGACAACCGGATTTCCGATTAGCCCATTGACCGCCTCCACCTTTCTGTTGGTTGGGTTGGCCGGTGTGGAGCTGGCAGATCACCAGAAATTCACCTTTGGATGGGCATTTGGGACGACGATTGTGATGACCATTGTCGCTGTTATGGTTGGAGCTATCACTTTATAA
- a CDS encoding RNA polymerase sigma factor: MDTHHHEDIYALNTRSLTGIQQFLQGDANGFDTLIELFGQRVMRLVQKMIYSHHDAQDVYNEIWLKVAQNLHKYDQSLPFHSWLYRLASNTCIDFLRKKRDIVMEDDRLHVHVQKENSTYSNTPESLFLEKEFQTQLNQLLSHLDETDRLIVTLRFSEELSYEEIGSIVGMSKNTVGTRLFRARKQLKQLLQHLTDKRRSPHVSYR; this comes from the coding sequence ATGGACACGCATCACCATGAGGATATCTACGCTCTAAACACCCGCTCGCTGACGGGCATCCAACAATTTTTACAGGGTGACGCCAATGGCTTTGATACGCTGATCGAGTTGTTCGGGCAGCGGGTCATGCGCCTTGTGCAAAAGATGATTTACTCCCACCACGATGCACAGGATGTCTACAACGAGATTTGGTTAAAAGTAGCGCAAAACCTGCATAAATACGATCAATCGCTCCCCTTTCACTCATGGCTGTACCGGCTTGCCTCCAATACCTGTATCGATTTTCTTCGCAAAAAGAGGGATATTGTGATGGAAGACGATCGCCTGCACGTGCATGTGCAAAAAGAGAACAGCACCTATAGCAACACACCGGAGAGCTTGTTCCTAGAGAAAGAATTCCAAACGCAACTTAACCAACTGCTCTCCCATTTGGATGAGACGGATCGCTTGATTGTGACACTCCGCTTCAGTGAAGAGCTAAGTTACGAAGAGATTGGCAGTATTGTAGGGATGAGTAAAAATACGGTCGGAACGAGGTTGTTTCGAGCCCGCAAACAGTTGAAGCAACTGCTGCAGCATTTGACCGACAAAAGGAGGTCTCCCCATGTCTCATATCGATGA
- the rpoN gene encoding RNA polymerase factor sigma-54 encodes MNMSFGLFQEQTLKLVMTPELRQAITILQYSALDLRSYLQDQAAENPVIELQEISAAVETPMEQKPTPEIDWKELISNRATGDYSLARSESTYNPLDHVHAPSSNLYQHLKEQLGYTKGLTRGQRKIALFLIGNLDEKGYLEIETEEASRQLGVDLEEVEDMLSLIQHFDPVGVAARNLQECLLLQLQHTGLDDEKTVQVIEQHLDDLAQNRFSRIAEKLKIDLQEVQTIADLVRSLNPRPGAAFNQTETRFVMPDVTVEKVEGEYVVLVNESSTPRLTISRFYESMLKQTNSESEARQFIQDKMNAAMWLAKSIEQRRLTLLRVMQAIVEKQIDFFEHGVDRLKPMTQKEIAERVGLHESTVSRATSNKYVQTPRGVFELKYFFTSALSTANGDAASSESVKRRIKALVDAEDRSRPLSDQKLTELLAKEGIEISRRTVAKYREELMIPSSAKRKRYA; translated from the coding sequence ATGAATATGAGTTTTGGACTGTTTCAGGAACAGACGTTAAAACTGGTCATGACGCCCGAACTGCGGCAGGCAATCACCATCTTACAGTATTCCGCTCTGGATCTGAGGTCGTATCTGCAGGATCAGGCAGCGGAAAACCCGGTGATCGAACTGCAGGAAATCAGCGCAGCGGTCGAGACACCCATGGAGCAGAAACCGACGCCGGAAATCGATTGGAAAGAACTGATCAGCAACCGGGCAACCGGTGATTATTCATTAGCGAGAAGTGAAAGCACTTACAATCCGCTCGATCATGTGCATGCTCCATCATCCAATCTGTATCAGCACCTGAAAGAGCAGCTTGGCTATACCAAGGGACTGACGCGCGGCCAGCGAAAAATTGCCCTGTTTTTGATCGGCAATCTGGATGAGAAGGGGTACCTGGAGATTGAGACGGAAGAAGCCAGCAGGCAATTAGGAGTTGACCTCGAGGAAGTAGAGGATATGTTGTCGCTGATCCAGCACTTTGATCCGGTAGGAGTGGCGGCCCGGAATCTGCAGGAGTGTTTGCTGCTGCAGCTGCAACATACCGGCCTCGACGATGAGAAAACGGTGCAAGTGATTGAGCAGCACCTGGATGACTTAGCGCAGAATCGTTTTTCCCGAATTGCCGAAAAGTTAAAAATTGATCTGCAGGAAGTGCAAACGATCGCCGATTTGGTACGTTCGCTCAATCCGCGACCAGGGGCGGCGTTCAATCAGACAGAGACGCGGTTTGTGATGCCCGATGTGACGGTGGAAAAAGTGGAAGGCGAATACGTGGTGCTGGTAAACGAATCATCGACGCCGCGCCTTACGATCAGCAGGTTTTATGAAAGCATGTTGAAGCAGACAAACAGTGAGTCGGAAGCACGCCAGTTTATCCAGGATAAGATGAATGCGGCGATGTGGCTGGCCAAAAGTATCGAGCAGCGGCGTCTGACGCTGCTGCGGGTGATGCAGGCAATCGTAGAAAAACAGATCGATTTTTTTGAGCATGGCGTAGATCGATTGAAGCCGATGACCCAAAAAGAGATCGCGGAACGGGTGGGGCTGCATGAATCGACCGTAAGCCGGGCGACCAGCAACAAGTATGTGCAGACGCCGAGGGGTGTCTTTGAACTGAAGTACTTTTTTACCTCTGCTTTATCTACTGCCAACGGTGATGCGGCGTCGTCAGAAAGCGTCAAACGGCGGATCAAGGCGTTGGTTGACGCGGAGGATCGATCTCGTCCGCTATCGGATCAAAAGCTGACGGAGCTGTTGGCCAAGGAAGGAATTGAGATCTCTCGCCGTACGGTGGCCAAGTACCGGGAAGAGTTGATGATCCCTTCTTCTGCCAAGCGGAAGAGATACGCCTGA
- a CDS encoding sigma-54 interaction domain-containing protein, whose product MGGQPLHAAAIGAANNAGELEWLNAVIDSINDGILVIDSQEIVRLINPEYTRITGVSPEQIIGKPLRRVRPGALLPETLRDGRGRVGIYRKEGRHEYVVDMAPIVVNGVIIGAVSVCKGLTEVHKLTQELHRSRETISRLEQRMDSLHQAAYRFHQIVGKDGGLRRLVQLAQKAAESDLPVLITGESGTGKELFAQSIHNESGRAGRPFVPVNCAAIPADLLESELFGYEAGSFTNAKKSGKVGLFEVADHGTLFLDEIGDMSLDLQAKLLRVLQEQKIRRIGDTRERSINVRIVAATNKDLQHLVAKGNFREDLLYRLQVIRLHIPPLRERREDIIDLIDWMVKGTSCRLEERTMQVLQQYDWPGNVRELKNAIDYAVCMADGSEISVESLPQWIVKRVPADDQPKRQVTKLKEVLEEAERGAIQVAIEQYGSDVEGKKKAAQALGISLATLYNKINRLQVDW is encoded by the coding sequence ATGGGAGGGCAACCATTGCATGCAGCAGCGATAGGCGCTGCAAACAACGCAGGCGAGTTGGAATGGCTGAATGCAGTTATTGACAGCATCAACGACGGGATTCTCGTCATCGACAGTCAGGAGATTGTTCGCTTGATCAATCCCGAATACACGCGGATTACGGGCGTCTCTCCCGAGCAGATCATCGGAAAGCCGCTCCGCCGCGTTCGTCCTGGCGCTCTGCTGCCCGAAACGCTGCGGGATGGCCGGGGCCGAGTTGGCATCTACCGCAAAGAGGGCAGGCACGAATACGTAGTAGACATGGCACCGATTGTCGTGAACGGAGTGATCATCGGTGCTGTCTCCGTCTGCAAGGGATTGACCGAGGTTCACAAGCTGACACAGGAACTGCATAGGAGTAGAGAAACCATCAGTCGTTTGGAACAGCGGATGGACTCTCTGCATCAAGCTGCCTACCGATTCCATCAGATCGTGGGAAAAGATGGCGGACTGAGACGGCTGGTGCAGCTGGCGCAAAAAGCAGCTGAATCCGACCTGCCGGTTCTCATAACAGGAGAAAGCGGTACGGGCAAGGAATTGTTCGCCCAGTCCATCCACAACGAGAGCGGAAGAGCGGGGCGTCCCTTTGTGCCCGTCAACTGTGCAGCCATTCCGGCCGACCTGCTGGAAAGCGAATTGTTTGGATACGAAGCTGGTTCCTTTACAAACGCCAAAAAGAGCGGGAAGGTGGGGCTGTTTGAGGTGGCAGATCACGGGACCCTCTTCTTAGATGAGATCGGCGATATGTCGCTCGACCTGCAGGCCAAACTGCTCAGGGTGCTGCAGGAGCAAAAAATTCGCCGGATTGGCGATACTCGTGAGCGGAGCATCAACGTGCGCATCGTTGCCGCCACAAACAAGGACTTGCAGCATCTCGTTGCCAAAGGCAATTTTCGGGAGGACTTGTTGTATCGGCTGCAGGTGATCCGCCTGCACATCCCCCCTCTGCGGGAGAGGCGGGAAGATATCATTGATCTGATCGACTGGATGGTAAAAGGAACGAGTTGCAGACTGGAGGAGCGAACCATGCAGGTGTTGCAGCAATATGATTGGCCGGGCAATGTGCGGGAGTTGAAAAACGCAATCGACTATGCGGTCTGCATGGCGGACGGTTCCGAAATCTCCGTAGAGAGTTTGCCGCAGTGGATCGTCAAACGGGTACCCGCTGACGACCAACCGAAGCGCCAGGTGACCAAGCTGAAAGAAGTGCTGGAGGAAGCGGAGCGTGGCGCGATCCAGGTTGCGATCGAGCAGTACGGCTCCGATGTGGAAGGTAAAAAAAAGGCGGCGCAAGCGTTGGGCATATCATTGGCAACCTTGTACAACAAGATCAACCGATTGCAAGTGGATTGGTAA
- a CDS encoding nitroreductase family protein: protein MKETLQQDFFTIIQDRGAVKQFDSSVKMTQAEIAKLIEYASTAPSSWNLQHWKFLVIHDDEAKKKLLPIAYRQQQVIDASATIAVLGDFEANKNAEAVYGPAVAAGAMTEEVKERLLANIEQTYATVPHAPRDEAIRNASLAAMQLMLAAKAMGYDTCPMGGFDAQQLVSVFGIPQRYLPILLIAVGKAAQPARPSSRFPADQIIVWNQF from the coding sequence ATGAAGGAAACATTGCAGCAAGACTTTTTTACGATTATTCAAGATCGCGGAGCTGTCAAACAATTCGACTCCTCTGTGAAAATGACTCAAGCAGAGATTGCCAAACTGATCGAGTACGCTTCGACCGCTCCCTCTTCATGGAATCTGCAGCATTGGAAGTTCCTCGTCATTCACGACGATGAGGCAAAAAAGAAGCTGCTGCCGATCGCTTACCGACAGCAGCAGGTCATCGATGCTTCCGCCACCATCGCCGTTCTCGGTGACTTCGAAGCAAATAAAAATGCGGAAGCTGTTTACGGCCCTGCGGTAGCGGCCGGTGCAATGACAGAAGAAGTGAAAGAGCGCTTGTTGGCTAATATTGAACAAACCTATGCCACAGTCCCACATGCCCCGCGTGACGAAGCGATTCGCAATGCTTCGCTCGCTGCCATGCAGCTCATGCTGGCTGCCAAGGCGATGGGATATGACACCTGCCCAATGGGCGGTTTTGATGCCCAGCAGTTGGTGTCGGTGTTTGGGATACCCCAGCGCTACTTGCCGATTCTGCTGATTGCAGTAGGAAAAGCGGCTCAACCTGCTCGTCCCAGCAGTCGCTTTCCCGCTGATCAGATCATCGTCTGGAACCAATTCTAA
- a CDS encoding AtuA-related protein: MKKKLYQLAHCRAGDKGDTLILSLFPYDERDYTLLCEHVTAEKVKHHLQGIVQGDVIRYELPNIAGLQFVCREALLGGVTTSLALDTHGKSLSYALLEMEIEA; this comes from the coding sequence ATGAAGAAAAAGCTGTACCAGTTGGCCCACTGCCGGGCAGGAGATAAAGGGGATACGCTTATCTTGTCGCTTTTTCCATACGATGAGCGGGACTATACGCTGCTCTGTGAACATGTGACGGCAGAGAAAGTAAAGCATCATCTGCAGGGGATTGTACAAGGGGATGTGATCCGCTATGAGCTTCCCAATATTGCCGGACTGCAGTTCGTCTGCCGGGAAGCGCTGCTGGGCGGGGTCACCACTTCGCTCGCTCTCGATACACATGGAAAAAGCCTGAGCTATGCCTTGTTGGAAATGGAAATCGAAGCATAA
- a CDS encoding sugar-binding transcriptional regulator gives MRRLIEVQQKLLPDLVHVMRKRYALLQSIYHLQPIGRRALAQAMMTTERILRAEVDLLKESGLVVVSPVGMSCTDDGLRVLEQLEPMVDELFGLNELAQKLKHRLGVREVIVVQGDADSSEWVKRELGRVGARLLKQQVREGDVIAVTGGSTIASVAEHLSPATSFRAVQFIPARGGLGEKVELQANTLASAMAMKSGGQYRLLHAPDRLSPDAYQSLMSDPQIADVLHSLRSARIVIHGIGDALTMARRRKYTEEELADLAQAGAVSEAFGYYFDESGRIVHRIPSIGLQLDDVKQAEVVLSIAGGHSKAKAILSFSKQISDNTLITDEGAAHALLSGELA, from the coding sequence ATGCGCAGGTTGATTGAAGTACAGCAAAAACTACTTCCCGACCTGGTACATGTGATGAGAAAAAGATATGCGCTGCTGCAGTCGATCTACCATCTGCAGCCGATCGGACGACGGGCATTGGCGCAGGCGATGATGACCACGGAGCGCATCTTGCGTGCAGAAGTGGATCTCTTGAAAGAGTCGGGTTTGGTTGTCGTCTCGCCGGTCGGGATGAGCTGTACGGACGATGGACTGCGTGTGTTGGAGCAGCTGGAGCCGATGGTTGATGAGTTGTTTGGATTGAACGAACTGGCGCAAAAGCTGAAGCATCGCCTCGGGGTACGCGAGGTGATTGTGGTGCAAGGAGATGCCGACAGCTCGGAATGGGTGAAACGCGAGCTGGGACGAGTGGGGGCGCGCCTGTTAAAACAGCAGGTCCGCGAAGGAGACGTGATTGCCGTTACCGGCGGTTCTACGATTGCCAGTGTTGCGGAGCATTTGTCTCCCGCTACTTCGTTTCGGGCCGTCCAATTCATTCCCGCGCGCGGCGGTCTGGGAGAAAAGGTGGAGCTGCAGGCCAACACGTTGGCTTCTGCGATGGCGATGAAATCCGGTGGACAGTATCGGCTGCTGCATGCACCAGACAGGCTCAGTCCGGATGCCTATCAATCGCTGATGAGCGACCCGCAGATTGCCGATGTCCTTCACTCGCTGCGATCTGCGAGAATCGTCATCCACGGGATCGGTGATGCCCTGACGATGGCCAGACGGCGCAAGTACACGGAGGAGGAACTGGCCGATCTGGCTCAGGCAGGAGCGGTTTCAGAAGCCTTCGGTTACTACTTTGACGAGTCCGGCCGCATTGTGCATCGCATTCCTTCCATTGGTTTGCAGCTTGACGACGTCAAGCAGGCAGAGGTCGTCCTCTCGATTGCCGGCGGACACAGCAAAGCGAAAGCGATTCTCTCGTTCAGCAAACAAATCTCCGATAACACACTGATTACGGACGAGGGGGCGGCACACGCCTTGCTGTCCGGGGAACTGGCATGA
- a CDS encoding anti-sigma factor family protein, translating to MSHIDEITMMMYTDGELLTEESEKVAEHLRSCQECRNTYDSWMEDRSFFEQSFSATSAPLPSLHPSVTQQIDAICALHRKNRQASSKIINRLTALLLSLFLLAVIPAQSWLFNWLEWLWPIVQPYLLWTSTFWLRENAHTLWDYLLLSCFLFSALFVCLILAIILTGANRQAESIDPAYSRGGDRP from the coding sequence ATGTCTCATATCGATGAAATAACGATGATGATGTATACAGATGGTGAGTTACTGACCGAAGAATCGGAAAAAGTGGCAGAGCATTTGCGGAGTTGCCAGGAATGTCGAAATACGTACGATTCCTGGATGGAGGACCGCTCGTTTTTTGAGCAGTCGTTTTCGGCGACATCCGCCCCATTGCCATCGCTCCATCCATCTGTCACACAGCAAATCGACGCCATTTGTGCTTTGCACAGAAAAAACAGGCAGGCTTCTTCGAAAATCATCAACCGATTGACTGCCCTGCTTCTCTCCCTTTTCCTGCTGGCCGTCATACCTGCCCAGAGCTGGCTGTTTAACTGGCTGGAATGGCTTTGGCCGATCGTGCAGCCCTACCTGCTGTGGACTTCGACGTTTTGGTTGAGAGAAAATGCCCACACACTCTGGGATTATCTTCTGCTCAGCTGCTTTCTGTTCTCCGCCTTGTTCGTCTGTCTCATCTTGGCCATCATCTTGACCGGCGCCAACCGTCAGGCCGAATCGATCGATCCAGCCTATTCGAGAGGAGGGGACAGACCGTGA
- a CDS encoding DUF3817 domain-containing protein, whose translation MNSPLGRLRVIGYIEGTSFLLLLGIAMPLKYYFNIPQPVTVIGWLHGLFFVLYLLAVAHVTIVHRWSLLRLLGAVAASILPFGPFVLDARLRKEA comes from the coding sequence ATGAATTCACCGCTTGGACGTCTGCGGGTGATTGGCTATATCGAGGGGACTTCCTTTCTGCTTCTCTTGGGGATTGCCATGCCGCTGAAATACTATTTTAACATACCACAACCGGTCACGGTTATCGGTTGGCTGCACGGTCTGTTTTTTGTGCTGTATCTGCTCGCTGTCGCTCATGTGACGATTGTTCACCGTTGGTCACTGTTACGCTTGCTGGGCGCAGTGGCAGCTTCCATACTGCCGTTTGGGCCCTTTGTGCTGGACGCCCGACTACGCAAAGAAGCGTAG